Proteins from a genomic interval of Methanohalophilus levihalophilus:
- a CDS encoding 4Fe-4S binding protein, with the protein MSISVNRYKCGYCGACVGVCPSGSLELVETWIEVDNCCTSCGICAKICPVGAIEVKR; encoded by the coding sequence ATGAGCATTAGCGTGAATAGGTATAAATGCGGCTATTGTGGTGCATGTGTTGGGGTATGCCCTTCAGGATCACTTGAACTTGTAGAGACGTGGATAGAAGTTGATAATTGTTGCACCAGTTGTGGAATCTGTGCAAAGATCTGTCCGGTTGGAGCTATTGAGGTGAAACGTTGA
- the cutA gene encoding divalent-cation tolerance protein CutA: MKPIIVYVTVPDSAEGEAIATALVDRKLAACVNMYPIQSVFVWEGETSHESEVVMFIKTTEDKFGEIKDTVKSLHSYDLPAIVYWEIKGE, translated from the coding sequence ATGAAACCAATAATCGTTTATGTTACAGTTCCTGATTCTGCTGAAGGAGAGGCAATTGCAACGGCACTCGTGGATAGGAAATTAGCAGCATGTGTTAACATGTATCCAATTCAATCTGTATTTGTCTGGGAGGGTGAAACTTCTCATGAGTCTGAAGTTGTGATGTTTATCAAGACAACCGAAGACAAGTTCGGAGAAATAAAGGATACGGTAAAAAGCCTCCACAGCTATGACTTACCTGCAATTGTTTATTGGGAGATAAAAGGGGAATAG
- the cofC gene encoding 2-phospho-L-lactate guanylyltransferase: MRAVIPYKKENAKSRLSNVMTKSQRETFVELMLKDVIGSLSEAGITKIDILTPHPEDVDEGLEVSIIKDEADLNEALNRYLNNQDEPVLIIMADLPLVQPKHIREIISSEEEIVIVPGKGGGTNILYIQRPDVFRVKYYNSSFENHCDIACQHELTLARYDSFMASTDIDEPHDIVELILHGEGLAKEYAETNFGKKRGGKGRVKAHPLQPSLKFQSN; this comes from the coding sequence ATGAGAGCGGTTATTCCTTACAAGAAGGAGAACGCCAAATCCCGGCTTTCAAATGTTATGACAAAGTCCCAGAGGGAAACGTTTGTTGAGCTCATGCTAAAGGATGTAATTGGAAGCCTGAGTGAAGCAGGAATAACAAAAATTGATATCCTTACTCCGCACCCCGAAGATGTTGATGAGGGACTTGAAGTATCCATAATAAAGGATGAAGCAGATCTTAACGAAGCTCTCAACCGGTATCTTAACAACCAGGATGAACCGGTTTTAATCATAATGGCGGATCTTCCTCTTGTACAACCTAAGCACATCCGTGAAATCATTTCAAGTGAGGAGGAGATTGTCATTGTTCCCGGCAAGGGAGGGGGTACCAATATCCTTTACATACAGAGACCCGATGTTTTCAGGGTCAAGTATTATAATTCCAGTTTCGAGAATCATTGTGATATCGCCTGCCAGCATGAGCTTACCCTTGCCAGATATGATTCCTTCATGGCAAGCACCGACATTGACGAACCTCATGATATCGTGGAACTGATATTACACGGGGAAGGGCTTGCAAAAGAATACGCAGAGACTAATTTTGGGAAAAAGAGAGGTGGGAAAGGACGGGTCAAAGCTCATCCCCTGCAACCTTCACTGAAGTTCCAATCCAATTGA
- the cofH gene encoding 5-amino-6-(D-ribitylamino)uracil--L-tyrosine 4-hydroxyphenyl transferase CofH — translation MEKTIPQDIIERAKFGTATKEDALKLLEVPPFELFIFADELRKNAVGDNVTYVVNRNINFTDKCVGDCGFCAFKHQENYFLEVEDILNKTREAKETGATEVCIQGGLLENPNISFYQKILSSIKANYPEMHIHAYSPMEVYHLSRASGLSVENTLKRLKNSGLDTMPGTAAEILSDRVRGIICPSKLPTQKWVEVVTTAHNIGIPTTATMMYGHVETWEERIEHILTIRDIQQTTGGFTEFVPLPFMPYNNPIGEKMIAKGQYATGGIADLQIYALSRILLNTQIPNIQASWVKLGKKLAQVALNCGANDLGGTLMEEKISKSAGATNGESMPVEELEWIITTAGRKAVQRNTFYEILSEDK, via the coding sequence ATGGAAAAAACTATCCCCCAGGATATAATTGAGAGGGCAAAATTCGGCACTGCAACCAAAGAAGATGCCCTGAAACTGCTCGAAGTACCCCCCTTTGAGTTGTTCATTTTTGCCGACGAACTAAGAAAAAATGCTGTCGGTGATAATGTTACTTACGTTGTAAACCGCAATATCAATTTTACAGATAAATGCGTGGGAGACTGCGGCTTCTGCGCTTTCAAGCATCAGGAAAATTACTTCCTTGAAGTTGAGGATATCCTGAACAAAACAAGGGAAGCAAAAGAAACCGGTGCAACGGAAGTTTGTATCCAGGGAGGCTTACTCGAGAATCCGAACATTAGTTTTTACCAGAAAATTCTCAGTTCAATCAAGGCGAATTACCCGGAAATGCATATCCACGCATACTCCCCCATGGAAGTATACCATCTTTCAAGGGCAAGCGGGCTTTCCGTTGAGAACACATTGAAGCGTCTCAAAAACAGCGGGCTTGACACAATGCCGGGAACAGCTGCGGAAATCCTTTCGGACAGGGTACGGGGAATTATCTGCCCTTCCAAACTACCAACCCAGAAATGGGTTGAAGTTGTTACCACTGCCCACAATATTGGGATTCCCACTACTGCGACAATGATGTACGGACACGTGGAAACATGGGAAGAGCGTATTGAACATATTCTTACAATCAGGGATATTCAGCAAACAACAGGTGGATTTACCGAGTTTGTGCCCCTGCCTTTTATGCCCTATAATAACCCCATCGGGGAGAAAATGATAGCAAAGGGGCAATATGCAACCGGCGGTATTGCGGATCTTCAGATCTATGCGCTTTCAAGAATTCTCCTGAATACACAAATTCCTAACATACAGGCAAGCTGGGTAAAGCTCGGCAAGAAGCTGGCACAGGTTGCCCTTAACTGTGGAGCCAACGATCTTGGCGGAACATTGATGGAGGAAAAAATATCCAAATCCGCAGGAGCCACTAACGGGGAAAGTATGCCTGTCGAGGAGCTTGAATGGATTATCACCACTGCCGGCAGAAAGGCAGTCCAGAGAAACACATTCTATGAAATCCTGAGTGAAGACAAATGA
- the cofG gene encoding 7,8-didemethyl-8-hydroxy-5-deazariboflavin synthase subunit CofG, with protein MPEYVTFARNVFIPVTNVCRNKCGYCTFRREPDSPEARLMTEEEVRPILQSGVDAGCTEALFVFGEYAEEVPEYRKMLAELGYDSTLDYVYRLCEMAIEIGIMPHTNAGILSYQELEKLKPVNASMGLMLETLASLKAHENSPGKKPDIRIRMIEDAGKLQIPFTTGILVGIGETKEDRIESLQKIAEIHEKYSHIQEVIIQNFMPKPGTEMEGNQPPTKEEMMETVRLAREILPEDVEVQVAPNLIDPYSLVKCGAGDLGGISPTTIDWINPEAEWPDVEKLRKMLKNIPLRERLPIYPKFIKKEWHGKTLDKLISSLADDEGYRA; from the coding sequence ATGCCAGAGTATGTCACATTCGCACGAAACGTTTTCATCCCTGTGACAAATGTTTGCAGGAACAAATGTGGCTATTGCACATTCCGCAGGGAGCCGGATAGTCCGGAAGCACGTCTTATGACTGAGGAAGAAGTAAGGCCAATACTCCAAAGCGGCGTAGATGCCGGATGTACCGAAGCACTTTTTGTTTTTGGAGAATATGCTGAAGAGGTTCCCGAGTATCGGAAGATGCTTGCGGAACTTGGCTATGATTCCACGTTGGATTATGTTTACCGCCTGTGTGAAATGGCAATTGAAATCGGCATCATGCCACATACAAATGCAGGCATTCTCTCCTATCAGGAACTTGAAAAACTAAAGCCTGTAAACGCCAGCATGGGACTTATGCTTGAAACGCTGGCAAGCCTGAAGGCTCATGAAAATTCGCCAGGAAAAAAACCTGACATCCGAATACGCATGATTGAAGATGCGGGAAAATTGCAAATCCCATTTACTACAGGAATTCTTGTGGGAATTGGTGAAACAAAGGAAGACAGGATCGAATCCCTGCAAAAGATTGCAGAAATTCATGAGAAATACAGCCACATACAGGAAGTTATTATCCAGAATTTCATGCCAAAACCCGGTACTGAAATGGAAGGCAATCAGCCTCCCACAAAGGAAGAAATGATGGAAACAGTCCGTCTTGCAAGGGAAATCCTTCCTGAAGATGTGGAGGTTCAGGTTGCTCCTAACCTCATTGATCCTTACAGTCTTGTCAAATGCGGAGCAGGCGACCTGGGAGGAATATCCCCCACGACCATAGACTGGATTAATCCGGAAGCTGAGTGGCCGGACGTGGAAAAACTGCGGAAAATGCTAAAAAACATACCATTAAGGGAAAGATTGCCGATATACCCAAAATTCATAAAGAAAGAATGGCATGGAAAAACACTGGATAAACTCATAAGTTCTCTTGCAGATGATGAGGGCTACAGAGCTTAA
- a CDS encoding Maf family nucleotide pyrophosphatase — protein sequence MKHIILASGSPRRKELLSQLIGDSFEVIVSSYEEPEIEDTDHESVVLHHAVRKGYDVAGKLDDGVVISADTMVLCKGKLIGKPYSDLQAYQILESISGQEVHVITGLFLIDVTAGKEFRDTVSTVVSIRKLSNDEIASYVASGEPLGKAGAFAIQGKGAAIVERIEGDYFNVVGLPLFSLSRMLKQIGITVLAPHPLD from the coding sequence ATGAAACATATAATTCTCGCTTCAGGTTCCCCTCGTCGGAAGGAATTACTTTCCCAGCTAATCGGTGATTCCTTTGAGGTAATTGTGTCTTCATACGAGGAGCCTGAAATTGAGGATACGGATCATGAATCCGTTGTATTGCATCATGCTGTCCGGAAAGGGTACGATGTTGCAGGGAAATTGGACGATGGTGTTGTAATTTCCGCAGATACTATGGTTTTGTGTAAGGGTAAACTTATCGGAAAACCGTATTCAGATTTGCAGGCATATCAAATTCTGGAATCAATTAGTGGACAGGAAGTGCACGTTATTACAGGTCTTTTTTTGATTGATGTAACTGCTGGAAAAGAATTCCGGGATACGGTTTCAACTGTCGTTTCCATTAGGAAATTGTCTAACGACGAGATTGCCAGCTATGTAGCATCGGGAGAACCTCTTGGAAAAGCCGGTGCATTTGCCATACAGGGTAAAGGAGCCGCTATCGTAGAACGCATTGAAGGCGACTATTTCAATGTGGTCGGGTTGCCTTTATTCAGCCTTTCAAGAATGCTGAAACAAATCGGAATTACTGTTCTTGCTCCGCATCCTCTGGACTAA
- a CDS encoding polymer-forming cytoskeletal protein — MKSLKFAILIAAFFLLIGTAGAVTTFSADGNVDIIDNTTDDLYLAGGEVNVIGDVYGDVVAAGGEVTIDGDVYGDVILAGGNVIINGDVEDDVRVAAGNVLIAGNIGDDVVAATGNFFLATPATIGGDLHLTSGKAFFYGDIEGDVSGGVEELLLGGTINGTLDLDVRSYEMLPEATIAGETDAEVEEITSQDSDERGFGTLNAGLWIFRLVMLLLTGLFLVGVLPERMHRMADELPERTLQKAGIGLLVLIATIFGTVFLLITVIGIPLASVVLLLLAFVLYSARTIVALWLGEFILAKVRPESGAYASMTVGIIVLFVLSSLPFIGWWVFWIATFISMGAIYYLTRDKWIKRKQDVSPEDAEQEQ; from the coding sequence ATGAAATCCTTAAAATTCGCCATACTTATTGCTGCATTCTTCCTTCTAATCGGAACCGCAGGGGCAGTTACCACCTTTTCAGCCGACGGCAATGTAGACATAATTGACAACACGACTGATGACCTGTATCTTGCAGGCGGAGAAGTCAATGTCATAGGCGATGTCTACGGAGATGTCGTAGCTGCCGGTGGGGAAGTAACTATTGATGGCGATGTTTACGGAGACGTTATCCTTGCCGGAGGAAACGTTATTATTAACGGTGATGTCGAAGATGATGTCAGAGTCGCTGCGGGAAATGTTTTGATCGCCGGGAATATCGGCGATGATGTCGTTGCAGCTACAGGAAACTTTTTCCTTGCAACCCCTGCAACAATTGGAGGGGATCTACACCTTACCAGCGGAAAGGCATTCTTTTACGGAGACATTGAGGGAGATGTTTCCGGAGGTGTGGAAGAATTACTTCTCGGCGGAACAATAAACGGCACACTTGATCTGGACGTCAGATCTTACGAGATGTTGCCAGAGGCGACAATTGCAGGCGAGACCGATGCAGAGGTCGAGGAGATCACGTCACAAGACAGTGATGAAAGAGGATTCGGCACCCTGAACGCAGGACTCTGGATATTCCGTCTTGTAATGCTTCTGTTAACAGGACTATTCCTCGTGGGAGTGCTTCCCGAAAGAATGCATAGAATGGCAGACGAACTTCCTGAAAGAACACTTCAGAAAGCAGGAATCGGCCTTCTTGTTTTGATTGCCACAATTTTCGGAACTGTTTTCCTGCTAATTACAGTTATTGGAATTCCACTCGCATCAGTAGTCCTGCTATTGCTTGCTTTTGTACTCTATTCAGCCCGCACAATAGTTGCTCTATGGCTAGGAGAATTCATTCTTGCAAAAGTTCGCCCGGAAAGCGGGGCATACGCTTCAATGACTGTGGGAATAATTGTCCTGTTTGTACTCAGCAGCCTTCCGTTCATCGGATGGTGGGTTTTCTGGATTGCCACATTCATATCCATGGGAGCGATTTACTACCTAACACGGGACAAGTGGATTAAGCGAAAACAGGATGTTAGTCCAGAGGATGCGGAGCAAGAACAGTAA
- a CDS encoding phytoene desaturase family protein, protein MKVAIIGAGLGGLLTGASLAKDGHEVDIFERLPVYGGRFTNIDCKGFQLSTGALHMVPHGPGGPLASLLRDVGADAEIVRCNPMAVIRVPKNRKEKDYNGGFKDIPFNQFGTQFSLWHRIKLFFLLASTKKNPPTGVSFEEWINHNLNENNARKIADSFCGWALSLRSKDVPVEEAFSIVRNLYKYGGTGVPIGGCKGISDALADVINQNGGHIHLKSEVEEILVEDGAASGVIVGGKEYPADLVISDIGHPQTASLCKNSDIDAEYTRNVEDIKASAGVKICLGANEPLIGHSGVLLTPLCRRINGINEVTNIDPELAPPGKHLVMAHQAVTWDRIGNLEEEIEMGLKDLEELFAGKDYEVLLVQSYHNGWPVNRAASGSDPGNKTPVENLYVVGDGAKGEGGIEIEGIALGVMNTLSLIQ, encoded by the coding sequence ATGAAAGTTGCAATCATAGGAGCAGGATTGGGAGGACTGTTAACCGGTGCTTCTCTGGCAAAAGACGGTCATGAAGTAGACATTTTTGAGCGGCTACCGGTTTACGGCGGGAGGTTTACAAACATTGACTGCAAAGGTTTCCAGCTGTCCACAGGCGCACTTCACATGGTCCCACATGGTCCCGGAGGCCCTCTGGCAAGCCTGCTTAGGGACGTAGGGGCAGATGCAGAAATAGTACGCTGCAATCCAATGGCAGTAATCCGCGTACCTAAAAACCGCAAAGAAAAAGACTACAATGGCGGATTCAAGGACATCCCGTTCAACCAATTCGGAACACAATTTTCACTATGGCACAGGATTAAACTGTTTTTCCTTCTTGCATCCACAAAAAAGAATCCACCTACCGGAGTTTCATTTGAAGAATGGATTAATCATAATCTCAATGAAAACAATGCCCGCAAAATTGCAGACTCTTTCTGTGGCTGGGCACTCAGCCTGAGGAGCAAGGATGTTCCTGTGGAAGAAGCATTTTCTATTGTCAGGAATTTGTACAAATACGGAGGCACAGGCGTTCCAATCGGCGGATGCAAAGGCATATCAGATGCATTGGCAGATGTCATCAACCAAAACGGAGGACACATCCACCTCAAATCCGAAGTCGAGGAAATCCTTGTTGAAGACGGCGCTGCATCCGGCGTTATCGTGGGAGGAAAAGAATATCCTGCAGACCTAGTTATAAGCGACATTGGACATCCTCAGACTGCAAGCCTTTGCAAAAACAGTGATATTGATGCAGAATATACCAGAAATGTGGAGGACATCAAAGCCTCTGCAGGTGTCAAAATCTGTCTTGGGGCAAACGAGCCTCTTATCGGGCACAGTGGAGTTCTCCTTACACCACTCTGCCGCCGCATAAATGGGATTAACGAAGTCACAAATATAGATCCTGAACTTGCACCTCCCGGCAAACACCTTGTTATGGCACACCAAGCCGTAACATGGGATCGTATCGGGAACCTCGAAGAGGAAATTGAGATGGGATTAAAGGATCTGGAAGAATTGTTTGCAGGAAAGGATTACGAAGTCCTGCTCGTCCAGTCCTACCACAATGGCTGGCCTGTGAACAGGGCTGCATCTGGATCTGATCCCGGAAACAAGACCCCTGTTGAGAACCTTTATGTCGTGGGTGACGGTGCGAAGGGAGAAGGCGGCATTGAGATAGAAGGGATTGCCCTTGGCGTTATGAACACCTTGAGTCTAATCCAATAA
- a CDS encoding 4Fe-4S binding protein has protein sequence MKITARCVGCGQCTTVCNQDAIEMAGGKALITDACTNCKICMLYCPMKAIEDKQ, from the coding sequence GTGAAAATTACGGCAAGATGTGTAGGGTGCGGACAATGTACAACAGTATGTAACCAGGATGCAATTGAAATGGCAGGAGGTAAAGCCCTGATTACAGATGCTTGTACCAACTGTAAGATTTGCATGCTTTACTGCCCAATGAAAGCTATTGAGGACAAACAATGA
- a CDS encoding DUF22 domain-containing protein: MSTKDIHVVSRQNGEVVSKKVRAAPYEFTIATRAKWEMMVSDEDVEIRAGEYRKIKVKEVTLDPDTLAIPCAFTYHAVASVLKVGSKEGNCLVEKERHIRFAHILGQETGKVREGDLLGVLNIFPIMFTREAMKPVLIK, from the coding sequence GTGTCTACAAAAGATATACACGTAGTCTCCCGCCAGAATGGCGAGGTTGTTTCGAAGAAAGTAAGAGCAGCTCCTTACGAATTCACTATCGCAACCCGTGCCAAATGGGAGATGATGGTTTCTGATGAGGACGTTGAGATCCGAGCAGGTGAGTACCGCAAGATCAAAGTAAAGGAGGTCACTCTTGACCCGGATACTCTTGCCATTCCCTGTGCCTTTACATACCATGCTGTTGCCTCCGTTCTAAAGGTCGGTTCAAAAGAAGGCAATTGTCTTGTTGAGAAGGAGCGGCATATCAGGTTTGCTCACATTCTTGGGCAGGAAACAGGGAAAGTCCGTGAAGGCGATCTGCTGGGTGTACTCAATATCTTCCCGATTATGTTCACCAGGGAAGCTATGAAACCAGTCCTTATCAAGTAA
- the fpoA gene encoding F420H2 dehydrogenase subunit FpoA: MSGIIETNIINSYIPVAVFLIVSLLMPPMTMLIVKLLSPRSRGAEKYSTYESGSTPTGPARIQFNVEYYLYAIAFVLFDIEILFLYPWAMVYQGDTGVSTTLAVIEILIFIFVLLFGYVFLWKKGALKWIQ; encoded by the coding sequence GTGTCAGGAATTATTGAGACCAATATTATCAACAGTTATATCCCGGTTGCTGTATTCCTCATTGTATCACTTCTGATGCCCCCGATGACGATGTTAATCGTCAAACTTCTCAGTCCGAGAAGCAGGGGAGCTGAGAAGTATTCTACCTATGAATCCGGTTCAACCCCTACGGGACCTGCCCGGATCCAGTTCAATGTGGAATATTATCTGTATGCTATTGCCTTTGTCCTTTTTGATATTGAGATTCTTTTCCTCTATCCATGGGCAATGGTTTATCAGGGTGATACCGGCGTGAGTACAACATTAGCAGTTATTGAGATACTGATTTTCATCTTTGTTCTGCTATTCGGCTATGTATTTCTGTGGAAGAAGGGGGCCCTTAAATGGATCCAGTAA
- the fpoB gene encoding F(420)H(2) dehydrogenase subunit B, translating into MDPVNENSQENVVEEQQVAEEDVNMENVTPEEIPGVVTTTSREITEFLKTTKIQDVINWGRKNSLWFMAQAMGCCGVEIIVTGMAPMDTDRFGIIPRNSPRHADVMIISGYVTKKYLPALKKLWDQMPSPKWVICMGDCSISGGPFYESYSTAQNIDEIFPIDVYIPGCPPRPEALIQGFVELQKKIAAKEDRGTEYKR; encoded by the coding sequence ATGGATCCAGTAAACGAAAATTCACAGGAGAACGTCGTGGAAGAGCAGCAAGTTGCTGAGGAAGATGTGAATATGGAAAACGTGACCCCCGAAGAAATCCCAGGTGTAGTTACTACAACTTCCCGGGAAATCACAGAGTTCCTTAAAACAACCAAAATCCAGGATGTCATTAACTGGGGACGTAAAAACTCTCTCTGGTTTATGGCTCAGGCTATGGGTTGCTGTGGTGTGGAAATCATTGTAACAGGTATGGCCCCAATGGATACTGACCGTTTCGGTATTATTCCAAGGAACTCCCCAAGGCATGCAGACGTCATGATTATTAGTGGTTATGTTACCAAAAAATACCTGCCTGCCCTCAAAAAACTGTGGGATCAGATGCCTTCTCCAAAATGGGTTATCTGCATGGGTGACTGCTCAATAAGCGGCGGTCCATTCTATGAATCCTACAGCACAGCACAGAATATTGACGAGATTTTCCCAATCGATGTGTACATCCCGGGCTGTCCCCCAAGGCCGGAAGCATTGATTCAGGGCTTCGTTGAACTCCAGAAAAAGATTGCAGCTAAGGAAGACAGGGGTACGGAGTACAAAAGGTGA
- the fpoC gene encoding F420H2 dehydrogenase subunit FpoC → MDAEKIIESLTTKFPEAISEAKVESGIRVSAYSEAEHVVEVCQYLKDELQFGHLCAETAIDRIQDNEIEIVYLIGSYDHPVVLTLKAKLPRDNPEIESIIPVYWNANWYERETYELFGVQYKNHPDLRNLVLPDELLGDWPLRKDYEGFPNTTAKNLV, encoded by the coding sequence ATGGATGCTGAAAAGATAATCGAATCACTGACTACAAAATTCCCGGAAGCCATTTCAGAAGCAAAAGTCGAATCTGGTATTCGTGTTTCCGCATATTCTGAGGCAGAGCATGTTGTAGAAGTCTGTCAGTACCTCAAGGACGAACTCCAGTTTGGTCACCTCTGTGCAGAAACTGCTATTGACAGGATTCAGGATAACGAGATTGAGATAGTATATCTCATCGGTTCCTACGATCATCCGGTTGTATTAACCCTTAAGGCAAAATTACCAAGGGATAATCCGGAAATTGAGTCAATTATTCCTGTTTACTGGAATGCCAACTGGTATGAAAGAGAGACTTATGAGCTGTTCGGTGTGCAATACAAGAACCACCCGGATCTGAGAAACCTTGTCCTCCCAGATGAATTACTGGGAGACTGGCCACTTCGCAAGGATTACGAAGGTTTCCCGAACACGACTGCTAAAAACCTGGTGTGA
- the fpoD gene encoding F420H2 dehydrogenase subunit FpoD — MDTNVGPDEMIIHMGPQHVAQPGPFRLNVKLKGETVMDSEVELGFIHKGIEKILESKTYLQGIPIVDRICYLAALSNEEAFVGCVERLAGIEPTERSQYIRIIVEELSRIQSHLLGYAEYGSFLGFVSMFMYPIGVREGVLDLLEMTTGARVTHTFLRFGGVRDDLPEGFREKAKKVFADVEKGLQEWEAQMETDIIYKKRTVGIGVLTADVAKDLGVSGPPLRATGVPFDIRKDEPYLAYKDLDFKVCTETAGDIFARIQVRFAEVRESMYIIEQALDQMPAGPLFNEDLPYGKRTPIMRIPPGDVFYRVEDPRGEMGFYMVSDGSDKPYRVKIRGPVYPTMQALPPLIKGTQLADVVGIAGSMDACTSEADR, encoded by the coding sequence ATGGATACTAATGTCGGTCCAGATGAGATGATTATCCACATGGGACCTCAGCATGTCGCACAGCCCGGACCTTTCAGGCTTAACGTAAAGCTTAAAGGTGAGACTGTGATGGACTCCGAGGTTGAACTGGGTTTCATCCACAAAGGAATTGAAAAAATACTGGAAAGCAAGACCTATCTTCAGGGCATTCCAATTGTTGACAGGATTTGCTACCTTGCTGCTCTTTCCAACGAAGAAGCATTTGTCGGTTGTGTTGAAAGGCTTGCAGGAATTGAGCCAACCGAAAGGTCCCAGTATATCAGGATTATTGTTGAAGAACTTTCAAGGATTCAGAGCCACCTTCTCGGATATGCGGAATACGGTTCTTTCCTCGGTTTTGTTTCAATGTTCATGTACCCAATCGGTGTAAGGGAAGGTGTACTTGACTTACTTGAAATGACAACCGGTGCCCGTGTAACACACACTTTCCTGAGATTTGGTGGTGTACGTGACGACCTTCCTGAAGGTTTCAGGGAAAAAGCCAAAAAGGTCTTTGCAGACGTTGAAAAAGGTCTCCAGGAATGGGAAGCCCAGATGGAAACCGATATCATTTACAAGAAGCGTACTGTGGGAATCGGTGTACTGACCGCTGACGTTGCAAAAGATCTTGGTGTATCCGGTCCGCCTTTACGTGCAACCGGAGTTCCTTTCGATATCAGGAAGGACGAACCATACCTTGCATACAAGGATCTTGATTTCAAGGTATGCACTGAAACCGCTGGTGACATATTCGCACGTATTCAGGTACGTTTTGCTGAAGTCCGTGAAAGTATGTATATTATAGAACAGGCCCTCGACCAGATGCCAGCAGGACCATTATTCAATGAAGACTTGCCTTATGGCAAGAGAACCCCAATTATGAGAATCCCTCCTGGAGATGTCTTCTACAGGGTTGAAGATCCTAGGGGAGAAATGGGATTCTATATGGTTTCTGATGGATCTGATAAACCATACCGTGTGAAAATAAGAGGTCCTGTGTACCCAACAATGCAGGCATTGCCACCACTTATCAAGGGCACCCAGCTTGCTGATGTTGTGGGTATTGCAGGAAGTATGGACGCATGTACAAGCGAGGCGGACAGGTGA
- the fpoH gene encoding F420H2 dehydrogenase subunit FpoH: protein MVDATLIPWLRGIVGLALIGGLFGAGMAAIWIERKLAGDIQERYGPNRVGPMGIFQLIADAIKLFTKEDIIPKNVDKLLYVCAPIIIMGSIFLMLVAIPIGAIYINGVEYALVVTEMDISVLYIEAVSAISVIGIFVLGYGQNNKYAMMGTFRNFARMIGYELPLGITIVSVAIMANSLDIVEIVNAQNPIWFAVLQPLGFVIFFIAMLADMGRLPFDQNEAEEELQAGVFTEYSGMRFGLAFFSEYFHMILGSFLIALLFLGGWNLPGFVTNNIVLGLILPTMFLVAKATIILMFIVLLRWALPRFRIDQVVELSWKRLLPLSLLNLGWAMALGIYLGA from the coding sequence ATGGTAGACGCAACTCTTATTCCATGGCTTAGAGGAATTGTCGGTCTTGCATTGATTGGCGGGCTCTTCGGAGCAGGTATGGCTGCTATCTGGATCGAGCGTAAGCTCGCCGGTGATATCCAGGAAAGATACGGTCCTAACAGGGTCGGTCCGATGGGTATTTTCCAGTTGATTGCAGACGCTATCAAACTGTTTACCAAAGAAGATATCATTCCCAAAAACGTAGACAAGCTACTCTATGTATGTGCCCCTATTATCATCATGGGTTCAATTTTCCTGATGCTCGTGGCAATTCCGATAGGTGCTATCTACATAAACGGCGTCGAATACGCCCTTGTAGTTACTGAGATGGATATTAGTGTTCTTTACATTGAAGCTGTATCCGCAATTTCTGTAATTGGTATCTTCGTATTAGGTTACGGACAAAACAACAAGTACGCAATGATGGGTACTTTCCGTAACTTCGCAAGAATGATTGGATACGAACTTCCACTTGGTATCACAATAGTAAGTGTTGCCATAATGGCAAACTCTCTCGATATTGTAGAGATTGTGAATGCTCAGAACCCAATCTGGTTTGCTGTGCTCCAGCCACTTGGTTTTGTGATTTTCTTCATCGCAATGCTGGCTGATATGGGACGTCTTCCATTCGATCAGAATGAAGCAGAAGAAGAACTTCAGGCCGGTGTATTTACAGAGTACAGTGGAATGAGATTCGGTCTTGCTTTCTTCTCTGAGTATTTCCACATGATTCTTGGTTCCTTCCTGATTGCATTGCTTTTCCTTGGAGGCTGGAACTTGCCTGGATTCGTAACCAACAACATTGTGCTTGGTTTAATCCTTCCAACAATGTTCCTTGTAGCCAAAGCAACAATAATCCTGATGTTTATTGTACTGCTTAGATGGGCTCTTCCAAGGTTCAGGATTGACCAGGTTGTTGAATTGAGCTGGAAGAGACTCCTGCCACTATCCCTGTTAAACCTTGGATGGGCAATGGCACTTGGAATTTACCTGGGAGCGTGA